A section of the Hemibagrus wyckioides isolate EC202008001 linkage group LG04, SWU_Hwy_1.0, whole genome shotgun sequence genome encodes:
- the nr2f2 gene encoding COUP transcription factor 2 isoform X1 translates to MAMVVWRGSQDDVAETQGALSSQAQGGLTLATPQPGQLNLTASQVAPPTPQTPVQGAPNSNAQSTPTNQTSQSQSDKQQQQHIECVVCGDKSSGKHYGQFTCEGCKSFFKRSVRRNLTYTCRANRNCPIDQHHRNQCQYCRLKKCLKVGMRREVSLFAAVQRGRMPPTQPHHGQFALTNGDPLHCHSYLSGYISLLLRAEPYPTSRYGSQCMQPNNIMGIENICELAARMLFSAVEWARNIPFFPDLQITDQVALLRLTWSELFVLNAAQCSMPLHVAPLLAAAGLHASPMSADRVVAFMDHIRIFQEQVEKLKALHVDSAEYSCLKAIVLFTTDACGLSDVAHIESLQEKSQCALEEYVRSQYPNQPTRFGKLLLRLPSLRTVSSSVIEQLFFVRLVGKTPIETLIRDMLLSGSSFNWPYMSIQ, encoded by the exons ATGGCAATGGTAGTGTGGAGAGGTTCCCAGGACGATGTGGCCGAGACGCAGGGCGCCCTCTCATCGCAAGCCCAAGGCGGACTAACCCTTGCGACCCCTCAGCCGGGCCAACTGAACCTCACGGCCTCGCAGGTTGCGCCTCCGACCCCTCAAACTCCTGTTCAAGGAGCGCCTAACAGCAACGCTCAGTCTACGCCAACGAACCAGACGTCGCAGAGCCAGTCAGacaagcagcagcaacaacacaTCGAGTGCGTGGTATGCGGCGACAAGTCGAGCGGCAAACACTACGGCCAGTTCACATGCGAGGGCTGCAAAAGCTTCTTCAAGCGCAGCGTGCGGCGCAACCTCACATACACGTGTCGCGCCAACCGGAATTGTCCTATCGACCAGCACCACCGTAATCAGTGTCAGTACTGCCGCCTCAAAAAATGCCTCAAAGTTGGCATGAGACGGGAAG TTTCTCTTTTTGCAGCGGTCCAGAGGGGCAGGATGCCACCCACGCAGCCGCACCACGGCCAGTTCGCCTTGACAAACGGGGACCCGCTGCACTGCCATTCCTACCTTTCGGGATATATCTCTCTGCTGCTGCGAGCAGAGCCCTACCCCACGTCGCGCTATGGCAGTCAGTGTATGCAGCCCAACAACATCATGGGCATCGAGAACATTTGCGAACTGGCGGCCCGCATGCTGTTCAGTGCTGTGGAATGGGCCAGGAATATTCCCTTCTTCCCCGACCTTCAGATCACAGACCAGGTGGCTCTGCTCAGGCTCACCTGGAGCGAGTTGTTCGTCCTAAACGCAGCACAGTGCTCCATGCCACTGCATGTAGCCCCTCTGCTAGCCGCCGCAGGCCTCCACGCCTCCCCCATGTCCGCGGACAGAGTGGTCGCCTTTATGGACCACATTAGGATCTTCCAGGAGCAAGTTGAAAAGCTTAAAGCGTTACATGTCGACTCGGCCGAATACAGCTGCTTAAAAGCCATCGTGTTATTCACCACTG ATGCTTGCGGTCTATCAGACGTGGCCCACATCGAAAGCTTGCAGGAGAAGTCGCAATGTGCACTGGAGGAGTACGTGCGGAGCCAGTACCCTAACCAGCCTACGCGATTTGGGAAGTTATTACTACGCCTGCCTTCTCTACGCACAGTGTCCTCTTCGGTCATAGAGCAATTGTTTTTCGTCCGATTGGTAGGTAAAACCCCAATTGAAACCCTCATCCGGGATATGTTGCTGTCAGGGAGCAGTTTTAACTGGCCGTATATGTCCATTCAGTAA
- the nr2f2 gene encoding COUP transcription factor 2 isoform X2, which produces MAMVVWRGSQDDVAETQGALSSQAQGGLTLATPQPGQLNLTASQVAPPTPQTPVQGAPNSNAQSTPTNQTSQSQSDKQQQQHIECVVCGDKSSGKHYGQFTCEGCKSFFKRSVRRNLTYTCRANRNCPIDQHHRNQCQYCRLKKCLKVGMRREAVQRGRMPPTQPHHGQFALTNGDPLHCHSYLSGYISLLLRAEPYPTSRYGSQCMQPNNIMGIENICELAARMLFSAVEWARNIPFFPDLQITDQVALLRLTWSELFVLNAAQCSMPLHVAPLLAAAGLHASPMSADRVVAFMDHIRIFQEQVEKLKALHVDSAEYSCLKAIVLFTTDACGLSDVAHIESLQEKSQCALEEYVRSQYPNQPTRFGKLLLRLPSLRTVSSSVIEQLFFVRLVGKTPIETLIRDMLLSGSSFNWPYMSIQ; this is translated from the exons ATGGCAATGGTAGTGTGGAGAGGTTCCCAGGACGATGTGGCCGAGACGCAGGGCGCCCTCTCATCGCAAGCCCAAGGCGGACTAACCCTTGCGACCCCTCAGCCGGGCCAACTGAACCTCACGGCCTCGCAGGTTGCGCCTCCGACCCCTCAAACTCCTGTTCAAGGAGCGCCTAACAGCAACGCTCAGTCTACGCCAACGAACCAGACGTCGCAGAGCCAGTCAGacaagcagcagcaacaacacaTCGAGTGCGTGGTATGCGGCGACAAGTCGAGCGGCAAACACTACGGCCAGTTCACATGCGAGGGCTGCAAAAGCTTCTTCAAGCGCAGCGTGCGGCGCAACCTCACATACACGTGTCGCGCCAACCGGAATTGTCCTATCGACCAGCACCACCGTAATCAGTGTCAGTACTGCCGCCTCAAAAAATGCCTCAAAGTTGGCATGAGACGGGAAG CGGTCCAGAGGGGCAGGATGCCACCCACGCAGCCGCACCACGGCCAGTTCGCCTTGACAAACGGGGACCCGCTGCACTGCCATTCCTACCTTTCGGGATATATCTCTCTGCTGCTGCGAGCAGAGCCCTACCCCACGTCGCGCTATGGCAGTCAGTGTATGCAGCCCAACAACATCATGGGCATCGAGAACATTTGCGAACTGGCGGCCCGCATGCTGTTCAGTGCTGTGGAATGGGCCAGGAATATTCCCTTCTTCCCCGACCTTCAGATCACAGACCAGGTGGCTCTGCTCAGGCTCACCTGGAGCGAGTTGTTCGTCCTAAACGCAGCACAGTGCTCCATGCCACTGCATGTAGCCCCTCTGCTAGCCGCCGCAGGCCTCCACGCCTCCCCCATGTCCGCGGACAGAGTGGTCGCCTTTATGGACCACATTAGGATCTTCCAGGAGCAAGTTGAAAAGCTTAAAGCGTTACATGTCGACTCGGCCGAATACAGCTGCTTAAAAGCCATCGTGTTATTCACCACTG ATGCTTGCGGTCTATCAGACGTGGCCCACATCGAAAGCTTGCAGGAGAAGTCGCAATGTGCACTGGAGGAGTACGTGCGGAGCCAGTACCCTAACCAGCCTACGCGATTTGGGAAGTTATTACTACGCCTGCCTTCTCTACGCACAGTGTCCTCTTCGGTCATAGAGCAATTGTTTTTCGTCCGATTGGTAGGTAAAACCCCAATTGAAACCCTCATCCGGGATATGTTGCTGTCAGGGAGCAGTTTTAACTGGCCGTATATGTCCATTCAGTAA